The DNA window TCCTCGGCCACCGCGCGCCAGCCGCGCGCGGCGATCACGCGCAGCATCGCGTCGCGCTCCTCCCACAGGATGCCGCTGAGGATCACGTCGCCGTCCGGTGCGAGCGCGGCGTCGATGGCGGGCATCAGCTCCACGAGCACGCTCGAGATGATGTTCGCGAGCACCAGCCGCACCGGCGCGACGAGCGGCAGCAGCACGTTCGCGTCGCCCTCGACGACCGTGACGCGTCCGGCCACGCCGTTGCGCACGACGTTCTCCTCGGCGTTCTCGATCGCGTCGCGGTCGTACTCGATGGCCGCGACGCGCGCGGCGCCGAGCTTCACCGCCGCGATCGCGAGCACCGCGCTGCCGGCGCCGAGGTCCGCGACGACGTCGCCCGCGCGCACGACGCCCTGCATCAGCCGCACGACGCCGCGCGTGGTCGGATGGTCGCCGGTGCCGAACGCCATGCCCGGATCGATGACGATCGTCGTCTCCGGATCACGTCCTTCCGACAGCCACGGCGGGACGACCGCGAGGCCGCCCAGCTCGTGCGCGCCGATGAGCGCCTTCCAGCCTTCGGTCCAGTCGACGGGATCGGCGGGCGAGATGGCGACGTCGGCGCTCGGGTCGGCGTCGAGCACCGCGGCGCGGATCGCCTCGACGTCGGCGTCGGGCGGGAACTGCGTGAGGACCGTGTCGCCGTCCTCCTGCACGCCCTGCGAACCTGCGGCGAACAGCGCGGCGACGACGGCCTGCGCGGCCTCGGCGCCGCCGCGCGGACGCGCGCGGACGGCGAACCAGGGGCGGTTGTCGGAGGCGTTGCTCACGCGCCCAGCGCTTCCTTCATCTTCGACCAGAAGCCCTTCGAGCGGCCGCTCGTGGGCGCGGCGGCCTGCAGCTCCGCGAGCTCGCGCACGAGCTGCTCCTCGCGGGCCGAGAGCTTCTCGGGCGTCCAGAGCTGCACGCGCACGTGCAGGTCGCCGACGCCGCTCGCGTTCACGCGCGGCAGCCCGCGGCCCTTGAGGTGGAAGACCTGCCCGCTCTGCGTCCCCGACGGCACGCGGAGCGAGAGCTCGCCCGTCACGCCCGGCACCATCACGTCGGCGCCGAGCACGAGCTGCCCGTAGTTCAGCAGCACCTCGGTGTAGAGGTCCTCGCCGTCGCGCTCGAAGCGCTCGTCCTCCTCGACCTCGAACAGCACGATCACGTCGCCGCGCGGGCCGCCGCGCGGACCGACGTTGCCCTGCCCGCGCAGCGTCATGTACTGCCCCGTCGCGACGCCGGCCGGGATGCCGACCTTGATCGTCTTCTCGGCGCGCACGCGTCCGTCGCCCTTGCACTTCTTGCACGGCGTGGCGATGACGGTGCCCTCGCCCGCGCACGTCGGGCACGGCGCGACGCTCACGAACTGCCCGAAGAACGACCGCTGCGCGCGCCGCACCTCGCCGGTGCCCGCGCACGTGGTGCAGCGCTCGGGCTTCGAGCCCGGCTCCGCGCCGCTCCCCTCGCACTTGTCGCAGCCGTCCAGCAGCTTCGCGACGACCGTCTTCTCGACGCCGGTCGCGACCTCCGCGAGCGTCAGCGGGATGCCGATCTTCACGTCGCCGCCCGTGCGCGGGCCGGCGCCGCGGCCGCCCTGCTGGCCGAACAGGTCGCCCAGCCCGGAGAAGCCGCCGAAGTCGCGCATGAAGATGTTCAGCGCCTCCGACAGGTCGACGTGGTGCATGCCGCCCATGCCGCCCGCGCCCATCCCGCCGCGCTGGAACGCGGCGTCGCCGTAGCGGTCGTACGCGGCGCGCTTCTGCGGATCGCGCAGCACGTCGTACGCCTCGGTGATGAGCTTGAAGCGCTCCTCGGCGTCCTTCGACCCATTGTTGCGGTCGGGATGCCACTGCATCGCGAGCTTGCGGTACGCCTTCTTGATGTCGTCGTCGGACGCATCGCGCGCGACGCCGAGCTGTTCGTAGAGGTCGGCCATTCTTCTATGTGCTCCCGCGGACGGGATGGAATCGTGTGAGCGTCGAGCGGTGAGCGTCGAGCGTCGAGCGGATGGCGCGGCGTCCCTCGACGCTCGACGCTACACGCTCGACGCTTCGGTTCAGTGCAGCAGGTCCGAGACCAGCCGCGAGGTGTGGCTGACGAGCGAGACGACCTTCTCGTAGGGCATGCGCGTGGGGCCGATGACGCCGATGACGCCCGACAGCCCGCCCGCGTGGTACTCCGCCGTCACGACCGTGAACGGGTCGAGCCGCGGATCGCCGTGCTCGCTGCCGATGGTGATCGAGAGGCCGGCGGCGCCCTCGCGCTGGCGCAGCAGCACCGCCAGCTCGTCGCGCGTCTCGGTCAGCTCCAGCAGGCGCCGCAGCCGCTCGCCGGACGCGAACTCCGGCTGCTCTGCCAGCAGCGATGGCTGGCCGAGCACGACCTGCCCGTCGTCGCTGGTCGCGCGGTCGAACAGCTGTCCGCCGCCCGAGATGAAGATGTTCAGCAGCTCCTCCGCCTCGGGGCGCGGC is part of the Roseisolibacter agri genome and encodes:
- a CDS encoding 50S ribosomal protein L11 methyltransferase, with product MSNASDNRPWFAVRARPRGGAEAAQAVVAALFAAGSQGVQEDGDTVLTQFPPDADVEAIRAAVLDADPSADVAISPADPVDWTEGWKALIGAHELGGLAVVPPWLSEGRDPETTIVIDPGMAFGTGDHPTTRGVVRLMQGVVRAGDVVADLGAGSAVLAIAAVKLGAARVAAIEYDRDAIENAEENVVRNGVAGRVTVVEGDANVLLPLVAPVRLVLANIISSVLVELMPAIDAALAPDGDVILSGILWEERDAMLRVIAARGWRAVAEDHEDVWWSVRCVRA
- the dnaJ gene encoding molecular chaperone DnaJ, which gives rise to MADLYEQLGVARDASDDDIKKAYRKLAMQWHPDRNNGSKDAEERFKLITEAYDVLRDPQKRAAYDRYGDAAFQRGGMGAGGMGGMHHVDLSEALNIFMRDFGGFSGLGDLFGQQGGRGAGPRTGGDVKIGIPLTLAEVATGVEKTVVAKLLDGCDKCEGSGAEPGSKPERCTTCAGTGEVRRAQRSFFGQFVSVAPCPTCAGEGTVIATPCKKCKGDGRVRAEKTIKVGIPAGVATGQYMTLRGQGNVGPRGGPRGDVIVLFEVEEDERFERDGEDLYTEVLLNYGQLVLGADVMVPGVTGELSLRVPSGTQSGQVFHLKGRGLPRVNASGVGDLHVRVQLWTPEKLSAREEQLVRELAELQAAAPTSGRSKGFWSKMKEALGA